Part of the Prevotella communis genome is shown below.
AAACGAAATTAATAAATGACCGGTGAGTTTTTGCTTACCGGTCTTTTTTTTTTGCCCTTTTACCCCCCTTTTTTGGGGCTAAATAAGCCCTTTCTGCAATTTTTTTCGAGAAAATTTGAAAAAAGTTCGGAAAATATTTGGTGGTTTCAAAAAAAGTCCGTACCTTTGCACTCGCTTAAAAGAATAAGATAACACTCAAAGTTACAACGGTTCAAAAAAGGGCGTTTAGCTCAGTTGGTTTAGAGCATCTGCCTTACAAGCAGAGGGTCGGCGGTTCGAATCCGTCAACGCCCACAAGAAAAGGTTCTGAAGAAATTCAGAACCTTTTTCTGTTTAAAAAACATAAAAACATCTGTTGCGCTAAAAAACTTTTAAATCTTAACTCTTAATTCTCAACTTTTTTGTAACTTTGCAACCTCAATTGAAGAGTATATTATCTAGATAGTAAAAATGGAACTAAACTTATTGACGGCCATCTCGCCTATAGATGGTCGCTATCGCGGGAAGACAGAGCCGCTGAGTGAGTATTTTTCAGAGTATGCGTTGGTGAGATACCGTGTGCGTGTAGAGATTGAATATTTTATTGCACTCTGCGAGTTACCCTTGCCCCAACTTCAGGATTTCAATCATGACCGATTTGAAGCCATGCGTGACATCTATCGCCACTTTACGCCTGCAGATGCGCAGCGCGTAAAGGATATTGAGGCGATTACTAACCATGATGTAAAGGCTGTGGAGTATTTTATCAAAGAATGCCTGGATAAGATGGGCGGCTTTGAGAAATACAAGGAGTTCATTCATTTTGGTTTAACTTCTCAGGATATCAACAATACCAGTGTGCCCCTTTCTGTTAAGGAAGCTATTGAGCAGGTTTATGTACCCCTGTTGGAAGAGCTCATTGAGCAGTTGCACGACTATGCTGAGGAATGGAAAGGTGTGGCTATGTTGGCCAAGACGCATGGACAGCCTGCTTCTCCCACTCGCCTGGGTAAGGAGATTATGGTTTATGTTTATCGTCTTGAGGAACAGTTGCGCTCGTTGAAGGAGGTGCCCGTGACGGCAAAGTTCGGTGGCGCTACAGGTAACTACAATGCACACCATGTGGCTTATCCCCAGTACGACTGGCGTGAGTTCGGTAATCGTTTTGTAAGCGAGAAACTGGGATTGGAGCGTGAGCAGTATACTACACAGATTTCCAACTACGACTGGCTGGCTGCTATTTTTGATGCTATGCGTCGTATTAATACCATCATCATCGACTTGGATCGTGACTTCTGGATGTACATCTCAATGGATTACTTCAAGCAGAAGATTAAGGCTGGTGAGGTAGGTTCAAGCGCTATGCCTCACAAGGTGAACCCCATCGATTATGAGAATTCAGAAGGTAACCTGGGTATGGCTAATGCCGTGCTGGGATTCCTGGCACAGAAGTTGCCTGTAAGTCGTTTGCAGCGAGACCTGACCGACTCTACCGTACTGCGTAATGTCGGTGTACCTATGGGACACTCGCTCATTGCTTTCCAGAGTACGCTGAAGGGACTTCGTAAGCTGATCCTGAATGAGGATAAACTGCACGAGGATCTTGAAAATACATGGGCAGTCGTGGCAGAAGCGATTCAGACTATCCTGCGTCGCGAAGCCTATCCTAATCCTTATGAGACGCTGAAGGCTTTGACACGTACTAATAAAAAGATGGATGAGAAGACCATCCATGATTTCATCCAGACCCTTGAGGTCAGTGATGAGGTGAAGGAGGAGTTGATGGCTATCACTCCCTGGAACTATACTGGAGTTTAACTAACTTTTTTATATAATCATTATTTTAACGTCGTGTGACGGAGAAAGAAACATTAAGAACATTAGAATTTTTTGAGAATTATGGATTTTGAAAACGAAAAGAAAGACGAACAGCAGTTCACGGAAAATGCTGCTAGCCGTGAGGGTTACCAGAAAGAGTATCGCCCGGTAGGACGTTCACCACGTCCACGTATTCACACGGGTCAGCGCCCAGTTAACTCAAACTTCGAGCGCCCAAGTTTTAACAAACACAGTCAGGATGATGAGGGCGGCTTCCGTCCAGAAGGCTTTGGTGCAGGTCTGCAGAGTCAGGCACCTCAGCGTAGTTATCGTCCCCGTACAAATAACTATAATAACAATGGTGGTGGCTACCAGTCTCGTCAGCAGGGTGGTTACCAGCAGCGCCCCCAGCAGGGTGGCTATCGTCCTCGTTACAATCAGGAGGGTGATGACCAGCAGGGATATCAGTCTCGTCAGGGTGGCTACCAGCAGCGTGGCGGTTATGGCCAGCGTCCTCAGCAGGGCGGTTATCAGCAGCGTGGCGGTTATGGCCAGCGTTCTCAGCAGGGTGGTTACCAGCAGCGTGGCGGTTATGGCCAGCGTCCTCAGCAGGGCGGTTATCAGCAGCGTGGCGGTTATGGTCAGCGCCCTCAGGGTGGCTTCCGTCAGCGTACAGCCGATTATGATCCCAATGCAAAGTACTCCATGAAGAAACGCATTGAGTACAAGGAGCAGAACTACGATCCTACGGAGCCTATCCGTCTGAATAAGTTCCTTGCTAATGCTGGTGTATGCAGCCGTCGTGAGGCTGATGAGTTCATCCAGGCTGGTGTGGTTACCGTTAACGGTGAGGTAGTTACCGAATTGGGTACAAAGGTAATGCGCACTGATGTGGTGAAGTTCCACGATGATCCCGTATTGCTCGAGAAGAAGGTGTATGTATTGCTTAATAAGCCCAAGGACTATGTGACTACCAGTGACGATCCCCAGCAGCGTAAGACTGTGATGGATCTGGTGAAGAATGCTTGTCCTGAGCGTATCTATCCTGTTGGTCGTCTGGACCGCAATACCACTGGTGTGTTGCTGCTCACCAACGATGGTGATATGGCTTCTAAGCTGACTCATCCTAAGTTCCTGAAGAAGAAGATCTATCATGTGTACCTGGATCGCAACGTAACTGCTCATGATTTGCAGCAGATTGCAGAGGGTATCACACTTGATGACGGCGAGATCAAGGCAGACGCTATCGAATATGCTGATCCCGTGGACAAAAAGCAGGTGGGCATTGAGATCCATTCTGGCAAGAACCGTATCGTACGTCGTATCTTCGAGAGCTTCGGTTATAAGGTATTGAAGCTTGACCGCGTACAGTTTGCCGGTCTGACCAAGAAGAACCTGCGTCGCGGTGACTGGCGTTACCTCACAGAGGAAGAGGTTGACCGTCTGCGCATGGGATCATATGAATAATTGACAATTGATAATTGACAATGAAAAGAATAAAGGTAATTGATGTGCTGAAAAGCACAGAATATGGAAAAGAAGTCTGTGTGAAGGGCTGGGTGCGTACGCACCGCTCTTCCAAGGCTGTCGACTTTATTGCACTGAACGATGGTTCTACCATCAATAACGTGCAGATTGTGGTGGACCCCACAAAGTTTGATGAGCAACTGTTGAAGGATATCACGACAGGTGCTTGTATCTGTGCAGAAGGTACACTGGTGGAGAGCCAGGGCGCAGGTCAGAGCAGTGAGATTCAGGCTACCAATCTGGTGGTTTATGGTCTCTGCGGCAATGACTATCCTATGCAGAAGAAGGGTCAGAGCTTTG
Proteins encoded:
- a CDS encoding pseudouridine synthase, which translates into the protein MDFENEKKDEQQFTENAASREGYQKEYRPVGRSPRPRIHTGQRPVNSNFERPSFNKHSQDDEGGFRPEGFGAGLQSQAPQRSYRPRTNNYNNNGGGYQSRQQGGYQQRPQQGGYRPRYNQEGDDQQGYQSRQGGYQQRGGYGQRPQQGGYQQRGGYGQRSQQGGYQQRGGYGQRPQQGGYQQRGGYGQRPQGGFRQRTADYDPNAKYSMKKRIEYKEQNYDPTEPIRLNKFLANAGVCSRREADEFIQAGVVTVNGEVVTELGTKVMRTDVVKFHDDPVLLEKKVYVLLNKPKDYVTTSDDPQQRKTVMDLVKNACPERIYPVGRLDRNTTGVLLLTNDGDMASKLTHPKFLKKKIYHVYLDRNVTAHDLQQIAEGITLDDGEIKADAIEYADPVDKKQVGIEIHSGKNRIVRRIFESFGYKVLKLDRVQFAGLTKKNLRRGDWRYLTEEEVDRLRMGSYE
- the purB gene encoding adenylosuccinate lyase gives rise to the protein MELNLLTAISPIDGRYRGKTEPLSEYFSEYALVRYRVRVEIEYFIALCELPLPQLQDFNHDRFEAMRDIYRHFTPADAQRVKDIEAITNHDVKAVEYFIKECLDKMGGFEKYKEFIHFGLTSQDINNTSVPLSVKEAIEQVYVPLLEELIEQLHDYAEEWKGVAMLAKTHGQPASPTRLGKEIMVYVYRLEEQLRSLKEVPVTAKFGGATGNYNAHHVAYPQYDWREFGNRFVSEKLGLEREQYTTQISNYDWLAAIFDAMRRINTIIIDLDRDFWMYISMDYFKQKIKAGEVGSSAMPHKVNPIDYENSEGNLGMANAVLGFLAQKLPVSRLQRDLTDSTVLRNVGVPMGHSLIAFQSTLKGLRKLILNEDKLHEDLENTWAVVAEAIQTILRREAYPNPYETLKALTRTNKKMDEKTIHDFIQTLEVSDEVKEELMAITPWNYTGV